In Anopheles bellator chromosome 2, idAnoBellAS_SP24_06.2, whole genome shotgun sequence, the genomic stretch CTTTTAGTGTACTTAAAGCTGAAGCGACGATCGGACAAGGAAACACTGGAGAAGCGTAACATAATCAAGAGTAAGTGCCGGAGCGGTCCTGGTACCTGTGGGAACCGATctatcaattaattttcgccCCACCGTCAGATGAAGCTTGCTTCAACACCTTTCTTAACGACGTCGTCATGACCGACCATCCCCGGATACCAAAAGTAATCTTCGAGTGCGTCGCCATGCTGGAGTCGAACGAAAGGTTTCTGAAGGTGCCTGGCCTCTACCGGGTATCGGGTGACTACAATGTGATACAGAACCTGCGCTACGACATCAATGCGAACAACTACAAGAAGCTGCGTAAACTGCGTAACCCGCACGAAGTGTGTGGCATCGTCAAGTTGTTTTTGCGCGAGTTGAAGGACCCCCTGATACCATTGCAGATTTGTTCGGAGATCATTCCGACCGCAGCCGTCCTCAGTGAGTATTGGGCATGTCCTTAACGGGACGCAAAGGCGCTCTATGGTAATTTCCCTTTTCTGGTATCATGTTTCCGTTCCTGCAGAGAGCAACAAACGAGCGAAAGTGTTACAGCTTGTCAACGCCCTCGATGAAGTTAGACGACAAACGCTTAAATTTCTCATGAAGCATCTGCGCAAGTAACCACTAAACAAAACGCAGGCATTGGCAACCACTTTTCTTACCATGGCTCTGTCTTTTACAGCGTGGCGGCTATCAAGGAGAACGAAATGGACAGCTTCAGCTTGGCGCTTTTGATGAGCTCCTGCATCTTCAACGAAACGTTGGCCGACGTGTGCCCGGTGAAGTTTGAAAAGTTAACCGTCATACCGCGCGAATGTATTATCGTCATGATAGAAGAGTACGAGCTCATATTTGAGTAGCAGCTCTTCTTATGTTGGGATTCTTATCACGGTACGACCCCGCATAGTGTAATAGTGTAAGTGCTCCGCTGTGTCACCAATAGCCTGCAAAACGGGTTAAGTACCTAAAGGAAAAAGTGGAACTTTTGTAATAAGTTGGGCAAAATGTGACATAATAAAGATTAAGTTAAAACTCTATTTGTTGGAAAACATTATCATAAAACTGTAAGGGCGTACATCTGGATCGATTGAAAGGTCGTCCGATTACGATAATCCCGCGCTTTATCAACAATCTGCGGGGTGCCGGTGTGGCCAAAGGTCTGTTGGGCGGAGGGTGGCAACGCTACACATAACGCAAAACGATACGAATGTTGGCACCACTACACAGGCACTTGCTTTGTTTTTATAAGCGGCCACTGTCCGCTGTTGACGGAAGGTGTCCGCAGTTGTGTTTAGAATTTGGCGTTGCAAAGATGCTTGGTTGGCCGGTACTGTTTTTGTGCTTCgttgggctgctgctggttctgcTCGATTGGAAATGGAAGGCGTACGAAAGGGTTCCGGGTCCGAAACGCTGGCCGTTCATCGGGAATGTCGTTACGTTTCTGGGTGCCAGTCCTGTCGGTGAGACCAGTGAATAATATTAAAGTGCATTGGCTCTGCTCTAGACATAGTCATATCCGTTTTGCAGATATATTTGCACAGCTTATCGCATTCGGTAAGCGGTACGGGAAGGAGTACAAGCTGGACTTCTTTTACGATTACAGTATCATTTATTCATCCCCCGAGGCCGCTGAGGTAGGCAGCTCATCAGGGGCTTAggtccaaaaaaaaacatatgaCGAATCGTCTTTTCGTTTCTGCCAGGCCATCGCAACGTCACCCGCATTCGCCGCTAAATCCCAGGACTACGATAAGGTTTCGGAATGGATCGGAAACGGGCTGCTGGTGTCGAAGGGGCAGAAATGGTTCATGAGACGGAAAGTCATTACTCCCGGGTTTCACTTTAAAATATTGGACAACTTTGCTCCCACCTTCAACCGGCAGGCCGAGACGTTCTGCCAGAAGCTGGAGTCTGTGTCCGGCAGTACGGCGGAAGCAATCGATATCTTTCCTCGGCTGAAACTGCTCACGCTCGGCGTGATTTGTGAAACGGCCATGGGCGTGGACAGTACGGAAGATGCATCGCAACAAGCGTATTACACGCGCATTGTGGAGGAGCTGAGCTCGATTCTGTACTGGCGTATGTTCAATGTGTTCATGAACGCCGACGTTCTGTTCCGGTtgaccgccaccggccgtaGGTTCGATGAGCTGGTCAAGCAATCGTGGAAGTTTACGCTGAACATGATCGAGAAACGGCGTCAGATTAACAAACGCACCCAACCGGCAGTGGCCAGCGAGATAGACGATGAGACATTCGGGAAGCGAAAGCGAGCTCTATTGGACACGCTGCTGGATGCGCGCATCGACGGAAAACCGCTCAAAGATGAAGAAATTCGTGAAGAGGTCGATACGTTTACATTTGCCGTAAGTTACACTACCGTTAGACGTTGTATAGAATAGCAATGCAAAGGGCTCTGTCCGTGTATCCGAAGGGCCACGACACGACGGCATCGGCCATGACGTTCCTGCTGTACAACGTGGCTAAGCATCCAGACGTTCAGGACAAACTGTACGAAGAGATCCTAAGTGAAGTTGGTCCAGACTTTACGGAGCTTTCTCTAAGGTGAGTTGTTGGCTAACTGCATCGTATCGCCTCGCGCCTTAGCTTTCATTCTTTCTTGCAGCACCCTCAACAACCTTCATTATATGGATTTGGTCCTCAAGGAATCACTTCGATTGTTCCCACCGGTCCCATTTATAGCACGCATTGCCACCGAGGACACGGACTTACTCGCGGACCGGATAAACCGCGGAACCAGCGTGGTGGTGGACATCTTCACGATGCACCGCAGTGCACACTATTTCCGCGATCCGGAGCGCTTCGATCCCGCCCGTTTCGAGACGGTGCGTGACTCGGATGTCTTCAACCCGTACACCTACATACCGTTCAGCGCGGGTAGTCGTAATTGCATAGGGCAGAAGTTCGCCCAGTATGAGCTGAAGACTGCGCTCGTCAAGATACTACAAAAGTTCAACGTACAGCTGCCCCGCGCTGACTATGTGCCGACGCTGAAGGCCGAAATTGTGCTGAAACCGGCGAAGGGACTGCCATTGAAGTTTGTGAGCAGAAAATGTGCTTAACATGTGCCGAGCCATAAACCAGAAACAGCATAAACCAATCCCGATAGAGGCTTCTTCGTATAAGATTGATGATGGGTAAAAATTTgagtgaaacatttaaaagTAGAAAGCAATTAATTCGATAAAGTAGTTCTACAACTCTCTATTGTTTATCGATCCACCACCGATGTTCAAATCGCAACGTGAAGTTGCTCGTTACACTGTTCATAAAAACACTTCACTTCAGCTCGGTTGCCTGCCGTGGAGTGAAGCGCAGGTGCATACCGTTTACGGGTTTCAACACGATTTCCAACTTTAATTTTGGCTCAAAGTCCGGATCGGGTAACTCCACTTTGCAGTGGCGCAGCACGGACGCAACCACCGTCTTGAGCTCATTGAGCGCAAATTTTTGTCCTACGAAGATAAAGTTGTTAGATTTTTGGGTTCCCGGTAGAGAAGCGGTGAGCTTACCAATGCAATTGCGACTTCCGGCACTGAAGGGAAGGTATGCAAATGGGTTGCGCTTGTCCGTTTGCTCGAACCGCTCCGGTCGGAACAGTTCGGGCTGTGGAAAGTGATCCGGGCTGTGGTGCAGCATATAAGCACCGAAAACCATCGACGACCCTTTTGGCAAGCGGTGTCCGTTGATGGTTGCGTCTTTTTCGATCAAGCGGGAAAAGTACGGAACAGGAGGAAACATGCGCAGCGATTCCTTAATCACTAGCTCCAGATACTTCAGGCTATTGATTGACTGCTGGTCGATCGGTTTGCTGGCGGGAATTTCGGCAACGATTTCATCGTACACACGCTGCTGGACGATCGGATACTTGGCGCAGGCATACAGTATGAAGGTGATAGCGCTAGAGGTTGTGTCGTGGCCCTGGAATAAACGATTACGGTTCGAGTTTGGTTCCTTTGGGTTACAGCGTGCGACGAGTATGACTGATCTTACGGCAAACATGAAGTTATTGACTTGGCTGTACACCTCCTCATCCGTGAACTGGCGCCCGGTTATGTCGGACCGCAACAGGATATCAAGCAACGAGAGACGCCCTTTCTCCGGTCTGGGCGCGTCAGAGTCCGACACCAGAAGTTCAGCACGCCGTTGTTTGATAACGGACGTTGTGAATTCGCTGTTGATGCGAATTGATTTGCGGTACAGTGGATACAGCTTTGTGAGCCGGAAACTCCAGTCGGCGTGCCCCATGGTGTTGTACATCCGCCAGAAGATGATTCGCGTAAGGCTGGCGTATGGAAGTGAAAGGCACATTAGCACCACGGGTATTCATAGAACGCAACATCTTTGCCCTACTCGGACACGGCTTGCACGTAGGCCGAATCCTTCACTTGCGCGTGGCACTGGACGCCCATCGATGTCTCCAGGATGACGTCGAGCGTGTACAGCTTGAGAATGGGGAACACGTCCACCGGATCGCCGGAGCTAGCAAGTAGTTTGCGTACCAATATCTTTGCCTGTTCTTCGAATACGGGCACGTAGCTATCGAGAATCTTAAAATGGAACGCCCCGGTCAGAGCACGCCGGTTGGCGAACCAGCTGCTGCCGTTGTCGAGCAAAATGCCGTTCCCTATCCATTCCTGCAGCAGGTCATAATCCGATGCCTTGTGGTTGAACTCGTTGGACGAAATAATGCGCTGTGACAATGCAAAAACACCGAGGTGCATGAGTAGGGGGCCGGCCGAAGTGCGTGCCAAGCAGGGTGGAACGAGTTTTATGGTGGAcacgtttttttcgctttccagtTTTAGAACACATACCTCAATATCGGCAGGTGCGGCAAACACTATCCAACTCTTGCTCAGTAGATCAATCCGGATCGTAGTCCCATAGCGATGAAAGTATTTCATCAGGGCTTCGAAGAAGCCTAAAACAATGTAACATTGAATAACATTTAATGACTAATTTATCGCCACATGGTACACCGATTCTACCCTGGGTATCGTAGCGCATCAGCTCGAGTGCGTTTCCGAACAGAAAGTTCGCGGGAGGACCGGGGATCTTACCGACCGTACGGTACATCTTGTACCGAAAAGCTACAAATCGTAAACACAATGCGAACAGTACGGAGATGATCACGGCGAACACGATCATGCTGAAAGGTTGTTGATCACGCGAAGTAAAACCTGTAACTGAACTGAGTATGGTTACAAAATGTGACCGGAACGCGTTGCGGGATGGCCCTACTTCACCAACACTGTTGCGATGCCGGATCGCCCTATGCTGGATAACCGTCGCAGAACGCCGTTTCGGAAACTTTATTGCTCTGCCTTTAGCTGCGATCGTTTAGCATATTCGTTGGCATCAGCCGACAGTAACTTTTTGGTGGGTTAAGctgaaaacacaaacaaaacaaacagaagagCTTCAAAGCAAATACCGGTTAGTCGGTAGGTTTTCGGGTGATGCGTAGTGAACGGATCGGGATGGTTGTGAACGTGACCAGAAACTTAACCGGGATGCGACACGATGTGATTGAAGCACTAATTACGGTCACACGTTCGGAAACGTTCATGAGTAGGCAATAATTTGCAAAATTGCCAGTAAACCACACGTTAGGTGAGCCAACAGGTATTCTGTAAAATTGAACACTTTCTAGTAATGAAAAAGTAGAGATAGAAATTACGACCAAAGCTGCATGTAATCGTCTTTCAGTTGCGGTTAAATTTCAATGAAAGGCATCTAAATGGGCTAACCCTTTTGTTCCAATTGAACTACAGCACAAATGGCTTTAGTAGAAATGACTGTTCCGTCGATATGTTAATGACTTAATAATTAAAGCTGTGCacagtgtggccaaaaagttcTTTCCTTCGATCGGTGGCCCAGCCACTTTTCCCAAAACACGCAAAACGACTTTTATTTCCCAGTGAGGTCGAAAGACAGGTATTACATTTTACGTCGTATTAAATTCCGTACCTATTCTCCGCAAAGCAAAGTCCCCGCaatgaaacacaaaagaaaTCCTTTATGGTTGATATGAAATTAGAATGACATAAATTGAGAAATGCATTACAACATTACAacaaatttgataaaatatttgttgttttattaaatGGATACCGGACAGTTTGAAGTAGTGACTGAATTCACTGATCGGGCTGTGTGCATTATTGTATGCACGCCGAATTAACCTAATGATATAGTTTGTGTCTCAAGACAGAATGGAAGGAAACATGCCAACCAGAAATGAATATCGATTGTTGGGGATAGATTACAATCAGATTGCCAGCCAGGGCAGCCGATCGGCGACGTGATAAGAAGGAAACTCCCTGATCGTGACAAACTTACTGATGACCGTTTTCCTCACAAGGACTGTCGACTCCACATGGATTCCTAGAGTGGGAAAAGGAATCATGATGGATGTAGTAGATTTCATTCATTTACCCCTAAACAATTGAATCAAAGAAGTGTACTATCTCTCACATTAGCCATTAGCGCCCATATCGTTAGATCATCATGCCTCGCTAGTATTTTCTACGGCCAAACAGGGTACAATACATTCCCTGAGAATCATTTCCACGCTAATTTTTCTGGACGAGAATGGAAacgattatttttctttgaGCGTTCTATGTTAAGACTCGCGTGCCGTGGAGTGTATCGGCATCGACATAAAGTTCTAGCGCCATGGGTTGTTAACTTAcaactgctcgaatcgatTAACGGCACGAATCGCTTCGAGCCTTCGTTAATGAGCAAGCCGTACGGAGCGTGTACTAATGCTGACCTGTACGGAAGGGTTTCGAGTGTGAGTGCATGGTTTCAATCGCGCGAGTTAGTCGTACACGTTAACACTAGTCGCGGGTCGCGGGTGTGTCGGCGATCGTGCTTTGTCACACGCGTAATGGAAGCAATCATTTGGTACTTTGTCGGCGGTCAGTCAGGTTCGTGGCGTACTGCTGCACTGAAAGCGTTTTCTTAGCGTCCGGGTGCGCAACCGGATCAGACACAAATTTCCACTTCCCTTTCCGTGGTCAACAAAGCCTGCACCATGGCGCCGTGGGAAATCGTCCTGAGTGGCATTCTGGTACTGGTGACCGTGGCCTTCTGGTGGACCGTGAAACATTTTGGCAGTGCTATCCGGCACGCGGGTAAGCTTGGGGGACCGGTAGCATATCCGTTGGTCGGAAATGGATTGCTGTTTATCTACAAAACTCCCGCCGGTAAGCTTCCAATCTAATTCACGTAATTCCGTGGACAGAATACTGTATTTTCATTGATCTTTTCAGAATTCCTGAAACTGCTGGGCACGTTGGTTGCCGAGTACGGACAGTGCTTTCGAGTGTGGCTCGGCACGCAACTGATAGTCCTGAGTACCGATCCCAAGGACATTGAGGTACGAGTTGCGGTATCAGCTTACAGATACAAGCTGTTGGGTCATATTACAGAGTGTTGGAAAGAACATTCACCAAACACGAGTGTACGAGTTTTGTAGTCATCGACACTGAGTTCTTGGATTCGATTCTGAAAAGAGTTGCCGCTGCTATTCAACATGCTGATGCGGTTGAAATTTGCCCTGAAGTAACGACACCCGTAACGTGGTATAACGAATGACCTCGTTAGGAAGTGTGTTTGTATAAAGAAGCGCTTTGCGTAGTAGTGTCGCGAGCCAGTCGATTGTTTTTATAACACGTGCTACATCTTACTTCCATGCACACGAACGGTACACGTCGCGCCGTGAGCCCTGTGAATCGGAGTACAACGATCGGCAAATGATAGATTGAGAGACGCTGATTTTTCAaagccaacagcaacagtgaACTTGACATGCATTTGAGATAGGTAAAACCGGTTTAATTAGTGTTTGACGAACGGGTTGGCTGTACGGGTTTTATACATATTCCGGTTCGGAAAAACTTACCAAAGGATAAAATGTTAACGTTGGATTCAAGGATGTTTGGCGGTTCTGAAAGTAATTACGTTTCGGTTCTGGTCATGGAGAGTAAAACCAAACGTTTGTTGTAATTTGGGTATAAGAACAGGCGG encodes the following:
- the LOC131212552 gene encoding WW domain-containing protein tag-325 isoform X1; protein product: MDPYLGLAQSKSKPRSVLDAFSNRTLTVKKRPTRPAPNSRPVSSTSIVIDSTDQLRYLQGEHCSLLDKHKKLEESYSLLEERFSRLKSEHETLQGAYEELQESYNSVSQKSFNAGKLLVYLKLKRRSDKETLEKRNIIKNEACFNTFLNDVVMTDHPRIPKVIFECVAMLESNERFLKVPGLYRVSGDYNVIQNLRYDINANNYKKLRKLRNPHEVCGIVKLFLRELKDPLIPLQICSEIIPTAAVLKSNKRAKVLQLVNALDEVRRQTLKFLMKHLRNVAAIKENEMDSFSLALLMSSCIFNETLADVCPVKFEKLTVIPRECIIVMIEEYELIFE
- the LOC131212550 gene encoding cytochrome P450 4d2-like — its product is MIVFAVIISVLFALCLRFVAFRYKMYRTVGKIPGPPANFLFGNALELMRYDTQGFFEALMKYFHRYGTTIRIDLLSKSWIVFAAPADIERIISSNEFNHKASDYDLLQEWIGNGILLDNGSSWFANRRALTGAFHFKILDSYVPVFEEQAKILVRKLLASSGDPVDVFPILKLYTLDVILETSMGVQCHAQVKDSAYVQAVSDLTRIIFWRMYNTMGHADWSFRLTKLYPLYRKSIRINSEFTTSVIKQRRAELLVSDSDAPRPEKGRLSLLDILLRSDITGRQFTDEEVYSQVNNFMFAGHDTTSSAITFILYACAKYPIVQQRVYDEIVAEIPASKPIDQQSINSLKYLELVIKESLRMFPPVPYFSRLIEKDATINGHRLPKGSSMVFGAYMLHHSPDHFPQPELFRPERFEQTDKRNPFAYLPFSAGSRNCIGQKFALNELKTVVASVLRHCKVELPDPDFEPKLKLEIVLKPVNGMHLRFTPRQATELK
- the LOC131212103 gene encoding LOW QUALITY PROTEIN: uncharacterized protein LOC131212103 (The sequence of the model RefSeq protein was modified relative to this genomic sequence to represent the inferred CDS: substituted 1 base at 1 genomic stop codon) — its product is MLGWPVLFLCFVGLLLVLLDWKWKAYERVPGPKRWPFIGNVVTFLGASPVDIFAQLIAFGKRYGKEYKLDFFYDYSIIYSSPEAAEAIATSPAFAAKSQDYDKVSEWIGNGLLVSKGQKWFMRRKVITPGFHFKILDNFAPTFNRQAETFCQKLESVSGSTAEAIDIFPRLKLLTLGVICETAMGVDSTEDASQQAYYTRIVEELSSILYWRMFNVFMNADVLFRLTATGRRFDELVKQSWKFTLNMIEKRRQINKRTQPAVASEIDDETFGKRKRALLDTLLDARIDGKPLKDEEIREEVDTFTFAGHDTTASAMTFLLYNVAKHPDVQDKLYEEILSEVGPDFTELSLRXVVAFILSCSTLNNLHYMDLVLKESLRLFPPVPFIARIATEDTDLLADRINRGTSVVVDIFTMHRSAHYFRDPERFDPARFETVRDSDVFNPYTYIPFSAGSRNCIGQKFAQYELKTALVKILQKFNVQLPRADYVPTLKAEIVLKPAKGLPLKFVSRKSIENLKMERPGQSTPVGEPAAAVVEQNAVPYPFLQQRPGAQPDQTQISTSLSVVNKACTMAPWEIVLSGILVLVTVAFWWTVKHFGSAIRHAGKLGGPVAYPLVGNGLLFIYKTPAEFLKLLGTLVAEYGQCFRVWLGTQLIVLSTDPKDIEVLLSSPKYIDKSTEYDFIRPWLGEGLLISTGRKWQTHRKVITPSFHFKILEQFVEIFDQQGHTLVDILRLFAKSGESFDVFPLVTLYALDVICESAMGTKVNAQMNSESTYVRAVKEITNLIQFRFYDFLLRYEFFFRLSGNRRRQLKALAILHGYTDSVVKARRQELKERLASGTSEAQDDDVGAKKRMAFLDLLLQATVDGRPLTDLEIREEVDTFMFEGHDTTTTAISFLLYSLANNPTVQQKVYDEVLSVVGDDRSRPVTMSMLNDMHYLDLVIKETLRLYPSVPMFGRKMLENTEISKPPVGLIVADGKLFPAGANVIILPFFLGRNAEYFPDPEKFDPERFNVETSAEKTNPYQYIPFSAGPRNCIGQKFAIAELKSVTSKILRHYEVLPPGEPREISFIAELILRPEHGIPIRVRARV
- the LOC131212552 gene encoding WW domain-containing protein tag-325 isoform X2; this encodes MDPYLGLAQSKSKPRSVLDAFSNRTLTVKKRPTRPAPNSRPVSSTSIVIDSTDQLRYLQGEHCSLLDKHKKLEESYSLLEERFSRLKSEHETLQGAYEELQESYNSVSQKSFNAGKLLVYLKLKRRSDKETLEKRNIIKNEACFNTFLNDVVMTDHPRIPKVIFECVAMLESNERFLKVPGLYRVSGDYNVIQNLRYDINANNYKKLRKLRNPHEVCGIVKLFLRELKDPLIPLQICSEIIPTAAVLSDNKRAKVLQLVNALDEVRRQTLKFLMKHLRNVAAIKENEMDSFSLALLMSSCIFNETLADVCPVKFEKLTVIPRECIIVMIEEYELIFE